GAAAAAGTACCTCTACTGGGCAAAGCTTTTTGCCTTCGGAACCTTTTTGGATAAGCGTAACGCCGTAATAAGGAAAGAGGCTTTCGACGTAAACGACGACCTGATGCTCCTTCTATTCGGGGACTATCTGGGAATACCGAACCCTATATCCTACTACATGCTCGAGATTCTCCCCTACGTGGCGGAGGATATGGAAGGTTGGGAGAGGCGTATCCAGAACCGTAAGATGATAATCGCCGAGAAGGCGTCTCAGTTCGATTTCGATTGATTCGGAAAGGGTGGCGTAAATGTACAGGAGATTCACTTTCTTTGGCGGCAAAGGGGGCACCGGAAAAACCACCTGCGCCTCTTCCTACGCCCTTAACCTCGCTAGGAGAGGGGTCAGGACTCTGGTGGTCTCCACCGATCCCGCCCATTCTCTGGCCGATGCGGTAGGCCATCCTATAGGCAGCGAGGTCGTAAAGCTAGAGCCTAACCTCTGGGGATTGGAGATCGACGCCGCCCTTGAGGCCAAGAGGTACATGGAGTCGATTCAGTCTCAGATGCTCCACATAGTCAGTGCGGCTATAGTGGAGGAGATCAAAAGACAGCTCAAAATAGCCTACCTCTCTCCCGGTGCGGAGGAGGCGGCTATATTCGATCGGTTCGTCGAGATAATGGAGCAGGCGGGGGATAAGTACGATGTGGTGGTATTTGACACCGCCCCTACAGGCCATACCCTCAGGCTGCTGACCTTGCCGGAGGTCCTTGAGGTGTGGATAGAGCACCTCATAAAGAAGAGGACCAAGGCCATGGATCTTATGAGGATGGCCGCTAAATACGAGAAGGACCTCCAGGAGAAGCTTAAGGAGGACCCCATATTCGACATTCTCTCTAGACGAAGGGACATGTTCCAGAGGGCCAAGGATCTGCTGACCGACCACGAGCTCTCGGTGTTCCACTTTGTCCTGAACCCGGAGAAGATGCCTATATTGGAGACCGAGCGGGCCATAGCCCTGCTTGAGGAGTTCGATATAAAGGTAGGTTCGGTGGTGGTGAACAGGATTATCCCCGCCGAGGCTGGGGAGTTCTTCCGTCGTCGGAGGGAATCTCAGGAGGGACATCTAGCCACCATAGACGAGAAGTTCGGCAAGTACGGCGTGGTGAAGCTGCCTATGCTGGAGTCGGATATACAGGGTATGGACGATCTGGTCAAGGTCTCTCAGGCCCTGGAGGCCATAGAGGCGTAAAAACGAGCGGCACGGCCTGTTAGATGGCCTGTGCCGCTCGTTTTTATCTCTCTTCCCTGTAAAAAGGCGTCCCTAGAGAGGCAGGGGCACCGAAGAGGATTCCCTTTCCCTTTCTGACCGATATGACGACCAGCACGGTTATGGTCAGGACGTAGGGCAACATCAGAAGCAGAGGGGCGGATATGTTGGTTCCGGCGGCCTGGATTCTGAGCTGACAGGCCTCTACCCCTCCGAAGAGGTAGGAACCGAAAGCCGCTCTGGCGGGGTTCCATATGGCGAATATGACCAGAGCCACGGCGATCCATCCCCTTCCGGCGGACATACCCTCGGTCCACATATGGCTGTAGGACACCGAGAGGTAGGCTCCCCCGATTGCGACGA
The uncultured Dethiosulfovibrio sp. genome window above contains:
- a CDS encoding ArsA family ATPase, translated to MYRRFTFFGGKGGTGKTTCASSYALNLARRGVRTLVVSTDPAHSLADAVGHPIGSEVVKLEPNLWGLEIDAALEAKRYMESIQSQMLHIVSAAIVEEIKRQLKIAYLSPGAEEAAIFDRFVEIMEQAGDKYDVVVFDTAPTGHTLRLLTLPEVLEVWIEHLIKKRTKAMDLMRMAAKYEKDLQEKLKEDPIFDILSRRRDMFQRAKDLLTDHELSVFHFVLNPEKMPILETERAIALLEEFDIKVGSVVVNRIIPAEAGEFFRRRRESQEGHLATIDEKFGKYGVVKLPMLESDIQGMDDLVKVSQALEAIEA